CGACGGGGGCGCGACGGGGGACCCCGCGGTCGTCCCGATCCGTCACGCGGAGAACCGCGGCGTCGGCGCCGCGATCAAGACGGGCTACCGCCGCGCCCTCGAAGACGGAATGGACGTCACGGCCGTGATGGCCGGCGACGGCCAGATGGACCCCGACCAGCTCGACCGCCTGCTCGACCCGGTCGTCGAGGGGCGGGCGGCCTACGCGAAGGGCAACCGCCTCGACGGCAGCGCCCACCGCACGGAGATGTCGACCTGGCGGCTGTTCGGCAACCTCCTGCTGACGTTCCTGACGAAGGTCGCCAGCGGCTACTGGGAGATGCTGGACCCCCAGAACGGCTACACGGCCATCTCGCGGGCGGCGCTCGAAGCGGTCGACCTCGACCGACTCTACGACCGCTACGGCTTCGCGAACGACCTCCTCGTGTCGCTCAACGCCTGCGGGTTCCGGATCGCCGACGTGTCGATGCCCGCGGTCTACGGCGAGGAGCGCAGCCACATCCGGTACCGCTCGTTCGTTCCCTCGCTCTCGTGGCTCCTGCTTCGCGGGTTCGTCCGCCGGCTGGGCTACCGGTACGTCTTCGGGGAGTTCCACCCGCTCGCGCTGCTCTACGCCCTCGGGGCCGCCGCCAGCGCCGCCGCGGCCGCGGGGCTGGCGTGGGCCGTCCGCGTCCGGTCCGACGCCGACTCCCGGATCGCGGGCGTCCTCGCGTCGGTCGCCGTCCTCGTGCTGGGGGCGCTGTGTCTCGTCCTCGGGATGGTGTTCGACCGCGACGTCAACGAGGGAACGGTGGTGAGCGTCCGGTGACGATGCGGGTCGTCGTGACCATCCAGCACCCCGCGCACGTCCACTTCTACCGGAACGTGATCGACATCCTCGAGGACCGGGGCCACGAGGTGTTCGTCTTCGCCCGCGAGAACGACCTCGCGGTGCCGCTGCTCGAACGCTACGACCTCCCCCACGAGGTGCTCGCGGGGACACAGGACTCGCTGGCCGAACTGGCGAAGGTCCAGTTGAGCTACGAGTACCGCCTGCTCAGGCGGGCGCGGGAGATCGATCCCGACGTGATGACGGCCATCGGCGGCGTCGCCGTCTCGCACGTCGCCCCCCTCGTCGGCGCGCGCAGCGTCGTCTTCATCGACAACGAGGGCGTCGCCTCCCACCGGATCACGACGCCGTTCGCCCACGTCGTCTGTACGCCGCGGCGGTTCGAGGAGGAGTACGGCTCGAACCACGTCCGCTACGACGGCTACCACGAACTCGCCTACCTCCACCCCGACCGGTTTTCCCCCTCGCCGGATCGACTGCGCGAGCGCGGCGTCGACCCCGACGAGCGGTACTTCCTGTTGCGCTTCAAGAAGTGGGACGCGCTCCACGACGTGGGCGAGCGCGGCCTCTCCCCGCGCGGAAAGCGACGGCTGGTCTCGCTGCTCGCAGACGAAGGCGAGGTCTACATCACGAGCAGCGACGACCTGCCGCCGGACCTCGAACGCCACCGCCTGCCGGTGCCCCCGGACCTCGTCCACGACCTGCTGTACCACGCGGACCTGTACGCGGGCGACTCGGCGACGATGGCGACCGAGGCGGCCTGTCTCGGGACGCCCGCGGTCCGCATCCAGTCGTTCGCCGCGAGAGAGCGGGACATGAGCAACTTCGTCGAACTGGAGCGGCGGTACGACCTCCTCCGGTCGACCCCCGACGAGGAGACGGCGCTCGCGTACGTCCGCGACCTGCTGGACCCCGAGGCCCCCGACCGCTGGCGCGAGCGGCGGGCACGGCTCTTCGAGGAGAAGATCGACGTCGCCGCGTTCGTCGCCGAACTGCTCCGTGCACAGGCCGGCGAGTCGACGCTCGCCCGGCGGTCGGAGGTGCCCGCGCCGACGTGAGGGCTAGTCGGTCCCGGCGCCCGGGACGTCCTCGGCGACGACGATCGACCGTTCGAGGTACGACTCCCTGAGCGCCGTCCCCGGCGAGGTCGCGGCGCGCCGTCGCGAGCGCTCGCCGAGCGCCCGCCGGGCGCCGCCGGGCTTGAGGTAGCCGCCGTCGACGTCGACGTCGGCGTCCGCACAGAGGCGCTTGAGGATCGACCGGGCCCCCTCGGTCGTGATCGCCGGCGGGGGGATCGAGCGCTCGCGCGCGAGTTGACTCGCGGTGGTCCCGTCGAGCAACGCTTCGATCTCGTCGTCGTCGTGGCCGCGCTCGGCGAGGACCGACCGGACCCGGCCGGCGATGGAGGGGGCGTGCCGGGTGGGGAACAGCGGCCACTCGTTCGACGGCGGGTCGAGGACGACGCGGTACCGGCGCAGCGGCGTCCGCGCCGCCGCCGGCAGCAACACCTCCTCGAAGCGCTGGGAGGTGCCGAGCACGCGGATCGTCCCCGTGTAGAAGTCGACGTCGTCCCAGGTGGCGCCGCTGCGGCGGTCGTCGGCGGGCACGCGGAACAGTTCGCCGGCGCGGACGCCGGCGTGGGCCAGCACCGCGACCATCGCGTAGTCCCGCAGGCGGCCGAGGCGCTCGCGGCGGTCGTCGTCCTCGGCGTCGAGGGCCCGCTGGCGGACGTACTCCTCGAGGGTGCACCGTTGTTCGCGGGTCCAGAACTGCCCCTCCGAGCGCTCGGCGGCCGGCAGCGCCCGCTCGGCGGCCTCCGTCGCCGCCGGGTTCGATTCGAGGATGCCCCCGCGGACGCACCACGAGAGGAACGCGCGCACGACCGCGAAGTAGGTGTGGGCCGTCGACGCCGCGTACTCGCCGCGGTCGACCCGGTCGGCGAGGGTCGCGGCGTACGACCGGAGGTGTTCGACGTCGAGGTCGAACAGCGAGGTGGTCCCGTGTTCGGATTCGAGCCACGCGGTCCACCGCCGGAGGATCGACTCGGCGTTCGAGGCGTAGGTCCCGGCGCCCCGCTCGTCCGGGTCGCCGACGGCTTTCCGGCGGAGGTAGGCGGACACCGCGTCCTCGACCGCGACGTCGCTCACGCACCGATCACCCGCCGCGCCCGCCGACGCGACGCGGCGGGGTACGATCGGTCGGCCGGACGGTCGGCGATCATCTCTGGTCCGACGTACGTGATCGCCCTAAATCTGCCTTTCGGTCAGTCGGTTTCGGAAAGAAAGGAAACGGCCGGCCGGTCGGCTCAGTCGTCCGCGGTGACCGGTTCCGGGCGGTAGCCCCGGCTGATCGCCTTCCACCGGCCGGTCGAGAACCGGTAGTAGTTGATCGCGGCGGGGACGCCGGTCTCGGCGACGAACCCGAGGTACAGCCCCCACAGCCCGATCGCGGGGATCGACACCGCGGGGAGGGTGACGCCGACGAGGGGGACGGTGACCGACGGGATCGACAGCCCGGCCGCGCCGAGGTACGCGAGCGGGA
The Salinilacihabitans rarus DNA segment above includes these coding regions:
- a CDS encoding glycosyltransferase family 2 protein, which translates into the protein MYGDNTVAVVVPAYNEAGFVGDVIETMPSFVDRIYAVDDRSTDGTWEEIVAHARRPADRRGGEGGEPAAEDDAAAVEASPDAEGAVADGGATGDPAVVPIRHAENRGVGAAIKTGYRRALEDGMDVTAVMAGDGQMDPDQLDRLLDPVVEGRAAYAKGNRLDGSAHRTEMSTWRLFGNLLLTFLTKVASGYWEMLDPQNGYTAISRAALEAVDLDRLYDRYGFANDLLVSLNACGFRIADVSMPAVYGEERSHIRYRSFVPSLSWLLLRGFVRRLGYRYVFGEFHPLALLYALGAAASAAAAAGLAWAVRVRSDADSRIAGVLASVAVLVLGALCLVLGMVFDRDVNEGTVVSVR
- a CDS encoding DUF354 domain-containing protein, producing MRVVVTIQHPAHVHFYRNVIDILEDRGHEVFVFARENDLAVPLLERYDLPHEVLAGTQDSLAELAKVQLSYEYRLLRRAREIDPDVMTAIGGVAVSHVAPLVGARSVVFIDNEGVASHRITTPFAHVVCTPRRFEEEYGSNHVRYDGYHELAYLHPDRFSPSPDRLRERGVDPDERYFLLRFKKWDALHDVGERGLSPRGKRRLVSLLADEGEVYITSSDDLPPDLERHRLPVPPDLVHDLLYHADLYAGDSATMATEAACLGTPAVRIQSFAARERDMSNFVELERRYDLLRSTPDEETALAYVRDLLDPEAPDRWRERRARLFEEKIDVAAFVAELLRAQAGESTLARRSEVPAPT
- a CDS encoding tyrosine-type recombinase/integrase, producing the protein MSDVAVEDAVSAYLRRKAVGDPDERGAGTYASNAESILRRWTAWLESEHGTTSLFDLDVEHLRSYAATLADRVDRGEYAASTAHTYFAVVRAFLSWCVRGGILESNPAATEAAERALPAAERSEGQFWTREQRCTLEEYVRQRALDAEDDDRRERLGRLRDYAMVAVLAHAGVRAGELFRVPADDRRSGATWDDVDFYTGTIRVLGTSQRFEEVLLPAAARTPLRRYRVVLDPPSNEWPLFPTRHAPSIAGRVRSVLAERGHDDDEIEALLDGTTASQLARERSIPPPAITTEGARSILKRLCADADVDVDGGYLKPGGARRALGERSRRRAATSPGTALRESYLERSIVVAEDVPGAGTD